A single Acropora palmata chromosome 5, jaAcrPala1.3, whole genome shotgun sequence DNA region contains:
- the LOC141882090 gene encoding uncharacterized protein LOC141882090 isoform X1, with translation MEIAAITMFVLVTICFTNGFRHESRSHSRRQFPMYQQLGPNAQSRYGYQARRLVLDSSSKLPLYANTEPKAPSPTLRSHEPDSQHGYQGSAAAGGQFCIYQKPKQVTCNVAHMKRVTQQYKYFCGVRARDKVCTGYRVTYRPEYRKELRTVMTLEKDCCPGFTGSDCSQTCFNCSEFRLLEARLTALEKKETLGENGNQSFSISRGPPGPPGQRGETGDTIRGQAQNFRGQKGEKGEPGVPGTATLIKGNPGSPGPPGTRGPAGPPGNKGEPGTITQGPQGPTGPKGEPGRPGISVSPEDLTKLRDQMNILTEIVTELEEKVSRCECATDETSRGLVKSSEATTNPPTTTKIPLDQLFGPPAR, from the exons ATGGAAATAGCAGCGATCACAATGTTTGTTCTGGTGACCATTTGCTTTACAAACGGGTTTCGTCACGAATCTAGATCACATTCAAGAAGGCAATTTCCCATGTATCAGCAATTGGGGCCAAATGCTCAAAG TCGCTATGGGTACCAGGCTCGCCGATTAGTGTTGGATTCTTCCAGCAAGCTACCGCTGTACGCGAATACTGAGCCAAAAGCACCAAGCCCTACATTGCGGAGCCATGAGCCCGATAGTCAGCATGGATACCAGGGTAGCGCAGCCGCTGGTGGTCAGTTCTGCATTTACCAGAAACCTAAACAGGTGACTTGTAATGTTGCACACATGAAGAGGGTGACCCAACAATACAAGTACTTCTGTGGAGTGCGCGCTCGAGACAAAGTTTGCACCGGCTACAG agtAACTTACCGCCCAGAGTATAGGAAAGAATTGAGAACAGTGATGACTTTAGAAAAAGACTGTTGCCCTGGATTCACAGGTTCAGATTGCAGCCAAA CATGTTTCAATTGTAGCGAATTTCGTCTTCTAGAGGCCAGGCTTACAGCATTAGAGAAG AAGGAAACTTtaggagaaaatggaaatcaGTCCTTCTCAATCTCAAGAGGTCCCCCTGGACCGCCAGGACAAAGAGGAGAAACCGGGGACACTATACGTG GACAAGCTCAAAATTTCCGTGGCCAAAAGGGAGAAAAGGGTGAACCCGGGGTCCCAGGTACAGCAACGCTTATCAAGGGCAATCCCGGTTCCCCGGGACCACCGGGGACTCGAGGGCCAGCAGGACCCCCGGGTAATAAGGGCGAACCAGGGACAATAACACAGGGACCACAAGGACCTACCGGACCCAAAGGCGAACCCGGACGCCCGGGTATTAGCGTATCG cCTGAAGATTTGACCAAACTGAGAGATCAGATGAACATTCTGACAGAAATTGTCACAGAACTAGAAGAAAAAG TTTCCAGGTGCGAATGTGCTACCGACGAGACGAGCCGGGGACTGGTGAAGAGTTCTGAAGCAACTACTAACCCACCAACTACGACTAAAATTCCACTTGATCAATTGTTCGGGCCACCTGCACGCTGA
- the LOC141882090 gene encoding uncharacterized protein LOC141882090 isoform X2 — protein MEIAAITMFVLVTICFTNGFRHESRSHSRRQFPMYQQLGPNAQRVTYRPEYRKELRTVMTLEKDCCPGFTGSDCSQTCFNCSEFRLLEARLTALEKKETLGENGNQSFSISRGPPGPPGQRGETGDTIRGQAQNFRGQKGEKGEPGVPGTATLIKGNPGSPGPPGTRGPAGPPGNKGEPGTITQGPQGPTGPKGEPGRPGISVSPEDLTKLRDQMNILTEIVTELEEKVSRCECATDETSRGLVKSSEATTNPPTTTKIPLDQLFGPPAR, from the exons ATGGAAATAGCAGCGATCACAATGTTTGTTCTGGTGACCATTTGCTTTACAAACGGGTTTCGTCACGAATCTAGATCACATTCAAGAAGGCAATTTCCCATGTATCAGCAATTGGGGCCAAATGCTCAAAG agtAACTTACCGCCCAGAGTATAGGAAAGAATTGAGAACAGTGATGACTTTAGAAAAAGACTGTTGCCCTGGATTCACAGGTTCAGATTGCAGCCAAA CATGTTTCAATTGTAGCGAATTTCGTCTTCTAGAGGCCAGGCTTACAGCATTAGAGAAG AAGGAAACTTtaggagaaaatggaaatcaGTCCTTCTCAATCTCAAGAGGTCCCCCTGGACCGCCAGGACAAAGAGGAGAAACCGGGGACACTATACGTG GACAAGCTCAAAATTTCCGTGGCCAAAAGGGAGAAAAGGGTGAACCCGGGGTCCCAGGTACAGCAACGCTTATCAAGGGCAATCCCGGTTCCCCGGGACCACCGGGGACTCGAGGGCCAGCAGGACCCCCGGGTAATAAGGGCGAACCAGGGACAATAACACAGGGACCACAAGGACCTACCGGACCCAAAGGCGAACCCGGACGCCCGGGTATTAGCGTATCG cCTGAAGATTTGACCAAACTGAGAGATCAGATGAACATTCTGACAGAAATTGTCACAGAACTAGAAGAAAAAG TTTCCAGGTGCGAATGTGCTACCGACGAGACGAGCCGGGGACTGGTGAAGAGTTCTGAAGCAACTACTAACCCACCAACTACGACTAAAATTCCACTTGATCAATTGTTCGGGCCACCTGCACGCTGA
- the LOC141880843 gene encoding uncharacterized protein LOC141880843, which produces MEINEPRFDFGCDGKGNIDKDFLRGKCYDQYWIQNHKLGIPPYLFVIVNVLLIPIVTFSYSQYAKSTVNELERNPQDAEGQPRNPRRNLFNAYLCQLMVSIVLAISFILFLESHLFYPKNFPSNFSCSIENSSSVNGTQSTTLFNCSNRRAGSKNVWTKVVTAANGIFAIFAFLEIIWILSRGRHEKEFMENWQFYADHLKSNSDKQRQEQPDWILLVESQHRAVNMPHEPRNDEITNSAEHQEHAQAKNGLHSGQTDGIPLVEAQDRAFNITHEPRNDEITNSAEHQEHAQAKNDLHSGQTDGIPLLESQDRAVNITHEPRNDEITNSAEHQEHAQAKNDLHSGQTDGIPLLESQDRAVNITHEPRNDEITNSAEHQEHAQAKNDLDIAIQTLRKNFLQDTDKLSDLKQPFGQPSPGEPGHIHDLTIDEIYVHVVIVEGRAYHKFAEDRWEQLKEYPPDAKDCKFAKPEDILGENHKNVLVVGRPGIGKTSLSTKLLRLWASGEAFNGNQYFNVVFLLKFRRFNNNNANLSLRDLVAAAETVQSLDDAMWDFIKQEPTKVLLIFDGLDEYSRKEDIKAQEDDPTYKNCVEEKMPFSVLYNKLVEGKLLPGVSILTTTRPTAVKCVRHVRFQRTVEIRGFTSDDVKEYVKNFTRGNPEAMKKMWEHIKSNINLFSFCYIPMNCFLICHCLLQIILSESSQALPTKMTDIYKITVKMFLFNHNREGFSPQELARLKSTHMDQPFDKLPDEFQKILNSLGKIAFKGIEEGRLLFESSEASELEDCGLLHKLPDLKRKALDDPPKSQFCFTHLTVQEFFAAKHLVDTKTNEGIEGFVRNHINDGTWQVVLQFAAGLLKNSLSSHIFIKLLPESTKKSKILESSEPKTLAYWPATEQDKVLAVQVCKCLYEINDEQQPVLQNKIEKIKFNAVEFSNYSLPPIDVAAILNFLENAEKVSYIDLSGNRSGDLSANEVEKFLVHGEHKLESLKLNLNKFTDNAAKEFAAALKHSNCKLKSLFLDDNGFTDNAAKEFAAALKHSNCKLESLDLIGNKFTDNAAKEFAAALKHSNCKLESLDLSANRFTDNAAKEFAAALKHSNCKLESLNLWDNKFTEEGRKYLTDAGKQSNCKVLS; this is translated from the coding sequence ATGGAAATCAATGAACCCAGGTTCGATTTTGGATGTGATGGGAAAGGCAACATCGACAAGGACTTCCTCCGAGGAAAGTGCTATGACCAATACTGGATACAAAATCATAAACTTGGCATTCCTCCTTACCTCTTTGTCATAGTTAATGTGCTCCTTATTCCAATTGTGACCTTCAGCTACTCGCAATATGCCAAGTCAACGGTTAATGAACTCGAACGTAATCCTCAAGATGCCGAAGGACAACCCAGGAACCCAAGACGAAACCTCTTCAACGCTTATCTTTGTCAACTCATGGTTAGCATTGTTTTGGCGATAAGTTTCATCCTCTTCCTAGAAAGTCATCTATTTTATCCCAAGAACTTTCCGTCAAACTTTTCCTGTTCTATCGAAAATTCGTCGTCAGTTAACGGAACACAATCTACCACTTTATTTAACTGTTCGAATCGTCGAGCGGGTTCTAAAAATGTCTGGACCAAAGTTGTAACAGCAGCGAATGGAATTTTCgcaatttttgctttcctgGAGATTATTTGGATCTTGTCGCGAGGTAGACATGAAAAAGAATTCATGGAAAATTGGCAGTTTTATGCTGATCACTTGAAATCAAACTCAGACAAACAGCGCCAAGAACAACCAGACTGGATTCTTTTAGTGGAATCACAACATCGAGCTGTCAACATGCCGCATGAACCGAGGAACGATGAAATAACAAACTCTGCTGAACACCAAGAACACGCTCAAGCCAAAAATGGTCTCCACAGTGGACAAACAGACGGGATTCCTTTAGTGGAAGCACAAGATCGAGCTTTCAACATCACGCATGAACCGAGGAACGATGAAATAACAAACTCTGCTGAACACCAAGAACACGCTCAAGCCAAAAATGATCTCCACAGTGGCCAAACAGACGGGATTCCTTTATTGGAATCACAAGATCGAGCTGTCAACATCACGCATGAACCGAGGAACGATGAAATAACAAACTCTGCTGAACACCAAGAACACGCTCAAGCCAAAAATGATCTCCACAGTGGCCAAACAGACGGGATTCCTTTATTGGAATCACAAGATCGAGCTGTCAACATCACGCATGAACCGAGGAACGATGAAATAACAAACTCTGCTGAACACCAAGAACACGCTCAAGCCAAAAATGATCTCGACATAGCCATACAGACACTGAGAAAGAATTTCTTACAGGACACTGATAAGCTAAGTGATCTTAAACAACCTTTTGGACAACCGAGTCCCGGCGAACCGGGCCACATACATGATCTCACAATAGACGAGATCTATGTCCATGTAGTAATAGTTGAAGGCAGAGCTTACCATAAATTTGCGGAAGACAGGTGGGAACAGCTCAAAGAATACCCACCCGATGCAAAGGACTGCAAATTCGCAAAACCAGAGGATATTCTTGGCGAAAATCACAAGAATGTTCTCGTTGTTGGCCGTCCTGGGATAGGAAAGACGTCATTGAGCACAAAGTTGCTTCGCCTTTGGGCATCTGGTGAGGCTTTTAATGGAAATCAATATTTCAACGTTGTCTTCCTCTTAAAGTTTAGGcgttttaataataacaacgCAAACTTGAGCCTTCGTGATCTGGTGGCCGCTGCAGAAACAGTCCAGAGTTTGGATGATGCTATGTGGGATTTTATAAAACAAGAACCTACcaaagttcttttaattttcgacgGATTGGATGAATATTCAAGGAAAGAGGATATCAAGGCCCAAGAAGATGACCCAACTTACAAAAACTGTGTGGAAGAAAAGATGCCCTTTTCCGTTTTGTATAACAAACTGGTGGAGGGAAAACTTCTTCCTGGTGTAAGCATACTCACGACAACACGACCAACTGCTGTGAAATGTGTTCGTCATGTACGTTTTCAAAGAACAGTCGAAATTCGCGGATTCACTTCGGATGACGTTAAAGAATATGTGAAGAATTTTACTCGAGGTAACCCCGAAGCAATGAAGAAAATGTGGGAACACATCAAGTCCAACATTAacctgttttcattttgctacATCCCAATGAActgttttctcatttgccACTGCTTGCTTCAAATCATCCTTTCTGAGTCTTCCCAAGCACTGCCAACGAAGATGACGgacatttataaaataacgGTAAAGATGTTCTTGTTCAATCACAACAGGGAAGGTTTCTCTCCGCAGGAACTCGCAAGGCTCAAGTCAACGCACATGGATCAGCCATTTGACAAGTTGCCTGACGAATTTCAAAAAATCTTGAACAGTCTTGGTAAAATCGCTTTTAAAGGGATTGAAGAAGGAAGACTCCTCTTTGAATCAAGCGAAGCCAGTGAGTTGGAAGATTGTGGACTGCTTCACAAACTGCCTGACCTGAAACGGAAAGCATTGGATGACCCGCCTAAGTCCCAATTCTGTTTTACTCACTTGACGGTGCAAGAATTCTTTGCCGCAAAGCATCTGGTGGACACCAAGACAAATGAGGGAATTGAAGGTTTTGTTCGCAATCATATCAATGACGGCACATGGCAAGTGGTACTGCAGTTCGCAGCCGGATTGCTGAAGAACTCATTAAGCAGCCACATTTTTATCAAACTGTTGCCGGAGTCGACTAAGAAGAGCAAAATCCTTGAGTCTTCAGAACCAAAAACACTGGCCTATTGGCCAGCGACAGAACAAGACAAAGTTTTAGCTGTGCAAGTATGTAAGTGTCTGTACGAGATTAATGATGAACAGCAGCCAgtattacaaaacaaaatagagaaaattaaattcaacgCGGTTGAATTTAGCAATTATTCACTCCCACCGATTGATGTTGCTGCTATCTTAAATTTCTTAGAAAATGCTGAAAAAGTTTCTTATATTGATTTGAGCGGCAATCGTTCGGGAGACTTAAGCGCAAACGAAGTGGAAAAATTTCTTGTTCACGGGGAACACAAACTAGAATCGTTAAAGCTCAATCTCAACAAGTTCaccgacaacgcagcgaaggaattcgctgcagcacttaagcacagtaattgtaaactaaaaTCGTTATTCCTCGATGATAACGGGTTCaccgacaacgcagcgaaggaattcgctgcagcacttaagcacagtaattgtaaactagaatcgtTAGACCTCATTGGTAACAAGTTCaccgacaacgcagcgaaggaattcgctgcagcacttaagcacagtaattgtaaactagaatcgtTAGACCTCAGTGCTAACAGGTTCaccgacaacgcagcgaaggaattcgctgcagcacttaagcacagtaattgtaaactagaatcgtTAAACCTCTGGGATAACAAGTTCACCGAGGAGGGACGCAAGTATTTGACCGACGCGGGAAAGCAAAGTAATTGCAAAGTATTATCATGA
- the LOC141880857 gene encoding uncharacterized protein LOC141880857: protein MPVNADEVLKNVKVPLGGDLLGRERITGAKKTRLGCDSAAERFESIVEMPALWHAKQSFLGYIWEQLYKPTAASGRKDTGTLYHLRTVPTIVIAHTFCASPDTRISYRQC from the exons ATGCCAGTTAATGCAGATGAAGTACTCAAGAATGTTAAAGTGCCACTGGGAGGAGACCTCCTTGGTCGAGAACGAATTACTGGGGCCAAAAAGACTAGACTTGGGTGTGATAGTGCTGCAGAGAGATTTGAAAGTATTGTTGAGATGCCGGCACTTTGGCATGCAAAGCAATCCTTTCTAGGG TATATCTGGGAACAACTGTACAAGCCAACTGCTGCAAGTGGTAGAAAAGACACTGGCACTTTGTatcacttaaggacggtgcctactattgttattgcgcatacgttctgcgcatctccagatactcggatttcctatcgccaatgctga